The Anaerolineales bacterium region GATGGTATGGCGGCGCACGTTGGCAACTTTGCGGGCTTCGAGTTTGCCGCCGCGTTGCACCATCCCGAATACAGCAGTTTTGTTTTCAGAACCGCGTCCGCGTGTGCCGCCGCGCATCTTGCCGCCAAAGTAAGACTCGTCTACTTCCACCTCGCCCATAAATGGATCGAAATCTTCGGAGAGAATATCGCGCACTTCTTTGCACATTCTCCAAGCGGTTTTATAGGTGACACCCGTCTCACGTTGAATCTGTTTGGCAGAAATCCCGCCGCGTGTTTGCGCCATGAGGTAAATCACGTAGAACCAAATGGTCAACGGGGTAGGGGACTTGTGGAACACCGTATTGGCAGTCGGGGAAATGTTGAATCCGCAATGGTCGCACGAGTACGATTTTCTTCCGCTATCGCGGTGAAACAAACTATTCTTACCGCACTTCGGGCAATCAATACGCTCAGGGAACTTCTTATAGCGGATGTAATCCAAGCACACGTCATCATTTGGAAACATCTGCTGGAAGTCTTTGAGCGTGAATTTCATCATCGGCGATTTTTTGGTCTTGGTAGTCATTGTAGGGTTCTCCAATGACCAAAAGTATACCAGATGTTCTACCCGATGTCAAGGGATACTCGCCAAGATGTAAAACGGTTCAAGAAAGGCGATCAGGTTTTTGGATATCCTGGTCTGAGTTTTGGCGCCTATGCAGAGTATGCCTGCCTGCCCGAAACCGGAGCGGTAGCGCTCAAACCTGTCAACCTGAGCTATGAAGAGGCAGTTACCTTGCCATACGGGGCGATCATGACAACGAGTCTGCTGGAGAAGGCAAACATTCAGTGCGGACAGAAAGTTCTCATCAACGGCGCATCGGGCGGCATCGGCTCGATGGCGGTCCAACTCGCCAAATATTACGGTGCGGAAGTGACGGGCGTGTGCGGCACGCCAAGGCTGGAATTCGTGAAATCCCTCGGCGCGGATAAGGTCATTGACTACACCCGGGAAGACTTCACCCAAAACGGTGAGACCTACGACCTGATCTTTGACATCCTCGGCAAGAGTTCATTTTCAAAGGTCAAACGCTCGCTCAAGCCAAACGGAATTTATCTGTTAGCCAGTTTCAAGATGAAGGCGCTACTTGATATGCTGTGGACTTCGCTCACGGGCAGCAAACAGAAGATCATCTGCGCCTTTGCAAATGAAACGCCTGAAAGCCTGACCTTCATCAAAAATCTGGTCGAAGAAAGAAAGGTGAAAGCCATCGTTGATAAATCCTTTCCGCTGGAGCAAGCCGCCGAGGCGCACTGGTATGTGGAGCAGGGTCGCAAGCAGGGGAATGTGGTCATCGCAATTTAAGGACAAGAGTATGGGCGGGGTAAACCTGCTCATACGGTATTCGCAGGTGAAATATGAAATCGGAAAAGATGTGGTGAGTCATGCCTTAAGTAGTTTGATAAATTCAGTAAATCACGGATTGAGGTAATTTGTGGGTAGGGATCACACAAATCGTGCCGTAAATTGTTTCAATGGTGCGGATCAACCAGCGGGTAAAGCGATGAAAGCGGAACAAGGGTACAGCGACGCGGTAAGGACCGTGCGCCATCAGGCTCGCGATCATATTTGGGATCATCCTGACCTGGGCAAAGTCACGGGAAAGCAAAGAAGAGTAGGTTTTCAATCGTTGAGAACAATGAAAAAAAAGGAAAACTACCTATGGATACGAAAATAATAATCATCATGGGCTATTCATATTTATATTGCTTCTTTGAAGTTTTCATAAACATAAGGCAAAGAAGCAAAAGCAAGGTTGTAACATCGAGTGATAAAAATAGTTTGAGGTTATTGTATAGCCTCATTACGGTAGGTTATGCCGTGTCATTCTCAATAGGGGCAACCAGGATGGGGCGGATCTATGATTGGAACACCTTTTTTGCAATCGGCATGACATTGGCCGTGGCAGGGTTTGTCATCCGAATTCATTCCATTGTGATGTTGAAACAATACTTCACTTATTCCGTTACCAAAGTGGAAAACCATAAGATCATTGAAACAGGCTTGTACAAATTCATCAGGCATCCTGGGTATCTTGGGCAGCTGATTATATTCGCTGGAATTTCCATTTCGATATCGAATTGGTTATCCATTCTAACCATGATGATTCCCGTTACGCTTGGATATCTCTACCGTATAAAAGTAGAGGAGGCATTCATGCTTGAAGAGTTGGGAGAATCTTATTTGAATTATCAAACACGGACAAAAAGAATCATCCCGATGTTCTATTGAGATACGTACAAAATGCCTTCAATAGAGTTTTCAAGAATCTAGAACAACAGAAAGAGGAAAAAATGAAAAAGTTCCTTGCGTTCACAATCATGTTGATGGCACTGACAGCCTGCGTGACACCCCGGATCCAGTCATCCGAACCAACTGCTACGGGTATGCCCCAGGCGAATATGCCCAACCCCGCCTCGGTCTATTGCGAACAGAACGGCGGCAAACTTGAAATCGTCACCGCCGCCGATGGCAGTCAAAGTGGACAATGTGTTTTTCCCGATGGCAGCGTTTGTGACGAGTGGGCTTACTACCGGGGCGAGTGTGGTCTCGCAACACAGACCAACCCCACGTCTGTCATGACCGTTGAGTCAACCACAGAAGAACAAGCATCAGGCGGTTACATGCCACCGGGTACCACAGAAGAGATAGCGGATTGGTGGGGCGTCATCAAGAGTACGGAGCCTGGCGCGCAGTTCGATGATTACTTCGAGCGGCAGGATTTGGGACAGGTCATCTACTTTGGGATCGATTCTATGGACCCGGCAGTCCAATCCCAGATCGAGTCCCTGCGCGACAGTGGCAAGATCGTCCACCTTTATGGAACTTTAGTCAGCAATGTGCCGGACTACAACGGTTCACAGGTCCTGGTGGATCGCATCGAGGTTGAAGAGTAACCCTCGAACACAAAAATATCCGAGTTCACCCATCGTGCAGGTGAACTCGGAAGTTCGGGCCTGCAGGACATTTCCAGGAGGTATCAGGATGGATTTGCTCGTAAAGATCTTGGTGACAATTGGCAGCAGCGCGTCCATTGGCTTTGGGATATGGCACTTCTTCGTACCCGGGGCATGGAACTGGTATTCCTATATCGATGCCCGGGCAACCGAGTTGATCGTTGCTGTGCGGGCCATTAATGTGTTCTTTTCGCTGTCGCTGGTCTTGTTCGGTTTGTTGAATATGCTGTTTGTCCATGGAAGCAGGGCAAATCGCTATGCGATCATTGTCCTGCTGGCCGCAACCTGTATTCTATGGCTGACGAGGCTGGTGTTCCAGATCGTTTCCCCGCAAGGCTCGATCAACCCCATTCTACAATATGGAATGTTGGCAGCATTTGCCTTGATAGCACTCTGCTACCTGGTCTCGCTCTTTGTTGTGGCGCTGCAAAAGATGCCTTTCTAACCGGAAGGAAGTTCCCGTGGAAAATAAACTCATCTTCATCGGCGCGCTGGGCGCGTTCTTCCTGGCAACTGCCGCCACTCTTGTCTCGGACATGCACGGGATCGGGGATTGGTTTATCTCATCTCTCCAGACAAGAAAGCTGGCGCTGAATCCAGCATCTATTTACGGCGCGCCGTACACCATCGCGGGTTATTTTGGCGAACCTTTGCTCATCCTCTCCATCGCCATGTTGACAGCCGGTCTCTACGGAAGTTGGTTGAAATACCACAACTCCATTGCGCTAATTGCCATGAGCATCGGCATTTTGTATATTCTGGAAAGACTCTTCTGGAGTTACGTCACCGTCAATTTCGCTAGCAGCATACAAAGCCATTCAATCATCAATGATTACTCCGCTTTGACACAAGCAGGTTTTCTGAAAGGGCTTGGCGCGTTGTTTGGAGGGCTGATCGGCGGCTTTGGATTTTCAATCGCGCTCACCGTCCTTTTCTTCAGCCTCCGCAACTCCTACGGCATTACCGGGGGGTTGATCGTCCTTGTCGCCATGTTGATCGGTATGCCAGCAAAAATTTATTTCATGAATCACGTTTCTACCGTGGCGCTGATCACTTTCATCATCAGCATGGTCGTCAAGAATTTCGGGATTGTCTTTATGGGAGTGGGATTATTGACAGAATCATTGAAGTAAAAAGTTCTGGTTAATGGTGAAAGCGCTAGCAGAGCGGCGCCGTGATCGTAAATCTTCGTTCCTTTGTTGGATAGAGTGTCCTGATATAAGACAGATCAGGTAATGGGCTTTGATTATATTGACTTGAGACCAAGCGCTTTATATCCATTGGCGTTCTGCGATAATCTCATTGCGAGCAGGGCGACGCCCCAACTGAGCGTTGCGGACATCCAGGGATACAATTCGACTGAGGCGAGGAAGAGTCCAGTGACGCCAATGGAGGCGTGGAACAGGAGGGCAAGAAGTAAACTCCCCTGTGTGTTTTTGTACACCCATTCAAACAGAACTGAAGTGGCGACCAGTTCAAGATAATGCCAGACAATGAAAGTTTCCTGGGCGGCGTTGCCTTTGGTTAGCCAAAGCGGCAGATGCCATAATCCCCACAACAATCCCAGAAGGATGCCAGCCCGCCAACTGCCGTGTTGGAAACGCATGCGCGGTAAAGCGTACCCACGCCAGCCGGGTTCTTCTCCCATTGAACTACCAAAAAGCAATTGTTGGAAAAAGAAAAAGGGTAAAAAGATAAACGGACTGAGATTGGCGAGCGCAGGCGGAAGATCTGCAAAGACTTCTACAAATGGCAGCTGTGTAAAATCAGGCGCTGGGCTACCGAGCAGGATCGAACCGACGGTCACAGTCAAGGAGAGACTCGAAGCCCATAGCAACACGAACAGATACCAGCGGAGTCCGACCCGCCACGTCAACAGGCGCTTGAGCCAGTCGCGGAAACCTGGTTTGCCATCATAGATCGCAATTGTGATCAACGCCGCCAAGGACGGACCAATCGCTCCCAGCAACCCGCTCAATGTTGGGGCAATCTTGAATGCGATGAGATCGTGCGAACCCAGTAAGGCGGGCATCCACACTGCCCAGGAGATCAAAAAAGACAGTGTAAAAAACACGATCAACGAGCGAGGTTTGGGTGATATTGAAGTTAGAGGGTTCATTGGTTCATTCCTAACAGTCTGAACGTCAAACATGGCGCGACTCATCGTTTTGCTATGCCATTTCCTTGTTCAACAGCGCTCTGCCCAACCCAAATGACCAGGGGATGCCAAGAACCAAAACAAAGATTCCGAGCGGGGGCAGGAGGCTTAGACCGCCCATTGCCAATCCAAGATAGTTAATCCATCGTGGCAGGCGGTTCGTTTTCAAGGATGCCCAACTGATCAGCAAATACCATAAACCATTGACGAGGATCACAGCCATTCCCAACAGATTGATTAATCCGTTCAATGACCCTTGCACAGCTAAGTCTGCTGTTCCTCGGCGGTCGAGCAACATGGATGGCAGGGAATTCAGCCCGGTTTGTTCCTGAGGAACATTTACGGCTTGTGTCACGAGAGCCAGACTCAATCCAGCGTTGATCAGTAGGCATATTACAGATAGGAAACCAAAACAGGAGGTGGTTTGAATCAACCTGGGAAAATCGTTCTGCAATCGGCTGTGGAAAACCAAAATTAAGACAACGGCAATCCCAGCGGAGACAACCTTTAACGCATCTTGAACGATTAATGGAATTGGATTACGGACAGCAAGCTCCATCAGTTTGTTTGGGTCGGCAAGCGCGGCTGCACCAATAAACCCAAGCGCGACGATGAGAGTTACCGTCGTGACAGCCACGTTAATCAATGCGGCTGTTCCGCCAATTTGTTGAAGCTTAATCTGATGTCTTTGCATAGCTAGTTCCTGTTCTTTGGCTTGCGGTCGTGCTCGTCGCTAAAAAGCGTTTGCGCCGCGCTTTCCGGCGACTTGTCTTGAATAAGGAAAAGGCGACTGGAGATTTCTCGTTTCGATCAAACGCCGCCATTATGACATTCTTCCCACGAATGCACATTGGGCTAAAAGATTATTTCGCTTCCTTCTGGATCTGTATTTATCTTCTACATCTTGAGATGTATTTCCGCCCGTTCGCTTCCGCAAATAAAAAACCCTGAACATCGAGAAGTTCAGAGCAGTGTAATTCGCAGGCGCGTCAATCGCTTTTTAAGCGCAATTGAGTTAT contains the following coding sequences:
- a CDS encoding DUF4386 family protein, which codes for MQRHQIKLQQIGGTAALINVAVTTVTLIVALGFIGAAALADPNKLMELAVRNPIPLIVQDALKVVSAGIAVVLILVFHSRLQNDFPRLIQTTSCFGFLSVICLLINAGLSLALVTQAVNVPQEQTGLNSLPSMLLDRRGTADLAVQGSLNGLINLLGMAVILVNGLWYLLISWASLKTNRLPRWINYLGLAMGGLSLLPPLGIFVLVLGIPWSFGLGRALLNKEMA
- a CDS encoding NAD(P)-dependent alcohol dehydrogenase — translated: MSRDTRQDVKRFKKGDQVFGYPGLSFGAYAEYACLPETGAVALKPVNLSYEEAVTLPYGAIMTTSLLEKANIQCGQKVLINGASGGIGSMAVQLAKYYGAEVTGVCGTPRLEFVKSLGADKVIDYTREDFTQNGETYDLIFDILGKSSFSKVKRSLKPNGIYLLASFKMKALLDMLWTSLTGSKQKIICAFANETPESLTFIKNLVEERKVKAIVDKSFPLEQAAEAHWYVEQGRKQGNVVIAI
- a CDS encoding CPBP family glutamic-type intramembrane protease; this encodes MISWAVWMPALLGSHDLIAFKIAPTLSGLLGAIGPSLAALITIAIYDGKPGFRDWLKRLLTWRVGLRWYLFVLLWASSLSLTVTVGSILLGSPAPDFTQLPFVEVFADLPPALANLSPFIFLPFFFFQQLLFGSSMGEEPGWRGYALPRMRFQHGSWRAGILLGLLWGLWHLPLWLTKGNAAQETFIVWHYLELVATSVLFEWVYKNTQGSLLLALLFHASIGVTGLFLASVELYPWMSATLSWGVALLAMRLSQNANGYKALGLKSI
- a CDS encoding DUF333 domain-containing protein yields the protein MKKFLAFTIMLMALTACVTPRIQSSEPTATGMPQANMPNPASVYCEQNGGKLEIVTAADGSQSGQCVFPDGSVCDEWAYYRGECGLATQTNPTSVMTVESTTEEQASGGYMPPGTTEEIADWWGVIKSTEPGAQFDDYFERQDLGQVIYFGIDSMDPAVQSQIESLRDSGKIVHLYGTLVSNVPDYNGSQVLVDRIEVEE
- a CDS encoding IS1595 family transposase, coding for MTTKTKKSPMMKFTLKDFQQMFPNDDVCLDYIRYKKFPERIDCPKCGKNSLFHRDSGRKSYSCDHCGFNISPTANTVFHKSPTPLTIWFYVIYLMAQTRGGISAKQIQRETGVTYKTAWRMCKEVRDILSEDFDPFMGEVEVDESYFGGKMRGGTRGRGSENKTAVFGMVQRGGKLEARKVANVRRHTIMPIVANNIEKGTQVYSDEFNIYNALPAMGYKHDSVPHAEKIYVLGNAHTNTIEGFWSQTKNGIRGVYHAVSAKYLQHYLDEYAFRYNHRDDVTPMFLTFLSRAISSASRPR
- a CDS encoding isoprenylcysteine carboxylmethyltransferase family protein; translation: MDTKIIIIMGYSYLYCFFEVFINIRQRSKSKVVTSSDKNSLRLLYSLITVGYAVSFSIGATRMGRIYDWNTFFAIGMTLAVAGFVIRIHSIVMLKQYFTYSVTKVENHKIIETGLYKFIRHPGYLGQLIIFAGISISISNWLSILTMMIPVTLGYLYRIKVEEAFMLEELGESYLNYQTRTKRIIPMFY